A window of the Nitrospira sp. genome harbors these coding sequences:
- the tpx gene encoding thiol peroxidase: MILRKERMMRIDNAGFIGTLCLALGLAGCQAMGGSTGAGFSYKKMPVADGSAVAGEGNSVLYKGSPLALSGNGVKVGDVLRDVKVAQNDLSLVNIAQTKGAGKVRVISVVPSLDTPVCEQQTHILSERNKGLDRMVELITVSVDTPFAQKRFAQEAKIANVTFLSDYRGAEFGKTHGLFLEGPHILTRAVMVVDKTNTIRYLQVTPELTQLPDMEEALQFARRLVTES; this comes from the coding sequence ATGATCCTCAGAAAGGAGCGTATGATGCGGATAGACAATGCTGGTTTCATCGGCACCCTGTGCCTTGCGCTTGGCCTCGCCGGATGTCAGGCGATGGGAGGATCAACCGGCGCCGGCTTTTCCTACAAGAAGATGCCGGTGGCGGATGGAAGCGCTGTCGCAGGCGAAGGCAACAGCGTCTTATATAAAGGGAGCCCGCTGGCGCTTTCCGGCAACGGAGTGAAGGTCGGCGACGTACTGCGCGACGTGAAAGTGGCGCAGAACGACTTATCTCTCGTGAACATCGCGCAGACCAAAGGCGCGGGAAAAGTCCGCGTCATCAGTGTGGTCCCCTCATTGGACACCCCTGTGTGCGAACAACAAACGCATATTCTGAGCGAGCGGAATAAGGGTCTCGATAGGATGGTGGAACTCATCACCGTGAGCGTCGATACGCCCTTCGCTCAGAAACGGTTTGCTCAAGAAGCCAAAATTGCCAATGTCACTTTCCTGTCAGACTACCGAGGAGCCGAGTTCGGAAAAACCCATGGCCTCTTCCTGGAAGGCCCACACATTTTGACGAGAGCGGTCATGGTGGTCGATAAGACGAACACCATTCGCTATCTTCAAGTCACCCCGGAACTCACGCAACTCCCGGATATGGAAGAAGCTTTACAATTTGCTCGTCGATTGGTGACGGAGAGCTGA
- a CDS encoding alpha/beta hydrolase: MKRSFNWNNSSVGSISVSCGPERLALLVLCLVSSFMTACAQPIQIPSYFETLERTPIERIPINTVLVHDQRIAYLDVGTGPPVILIHGFGGSMWQWEHQQHALSEHFRTLTLDLLGSGLSDKPDIEYLPDQMLDFCIGFMDALQIPHATFIGNSMGAGLAIGMTLIHPTRVDKLVLIDGLPSHVLAKLTSRSFKQALESRAPSWLVSFGNWLFGGLVTESVLKEIVHDHNLLTPAVIERSNRNRRRPGTIKPIMAVRNALPSWEADFAPRLSSITHPTMIIWGEDDRVFPLAVGEELHHRIRGSQFVRIPDAGHMPQWERPDLVNRSLIAYIQLLP, translated from the coding sequence ATGAAACGGTCATTCAACTGGAATAATTCCAGCGTCGGCTCGATCTCCGTATCATGCGGACCAGAGCGACTTGCGCTGCTCGTCCTGTGCCTCGTATCGTCTTTCATGACCGCTTGTGCCCAGCCCATACAGATCCCGTCATATTTCGAAACGTTAGAACGGACGCCGATAGAACGCATTCCGATCAACACCGTTCTCGTGCATGATCAACGGATCGCGTATCTCGATGTCGGTACAGGTCCGCCTGTCATCTTGATCCACGGTTTCGGCGGATCCATGTGGCAATGGGAACATCAGCAACATGCCTTGTCTGAACATTTCCGTACCCTGACGCTCGACCTACTCGGTTCCGGATTGTCAGACAAGCCGGACATTGAGTACTTACCGGATCAGATGTTGGACTTTTGTATCGGATTCATGGACGCCTTGCAGATCCCTCACGCCACATTCATCGGTAATTCCATGGGCGCTGGGTTGGCGATTGGGATGACATTGATCCATCCGACCCGTGTCGACAAACTCGTGCTCATCGACGGGTTACCCTCTCATGTCCTGGCCAAGCTCACCAGTCGTTCATTCAAGCAAGCCCTGGAATCTCGAGCCCCTTCCTGGCTCGTCTCCTTCGGTAATTGGCTGTTCGGTGGGCTGGTCACCGAGTCCGTCTTGAAGGAAATCGTCCACGACCACAACCTCCTGACGCCGGCCGTGATCGAACGGTCCAATCGTAATCGCCGGCGCCCCGGCACCATCAAACCTATTATGGCCGTGAGAAACGCCCTCCCCTCCTGGGAAGCCGATTTTGCCCCACGCCTCAGCTCCATCACCCACCCAACCATGATTATCTGGGGTGAAGACGACCGGGTGTTCCCTCTCGCCGTGGGTGAAGAACTTCACCATCGGATTCGTGGATCCCAGTTCGTCAGAATTCCCGATGCCGGCCATATGCCGCAATGGGAACGCCCGGACCTGGTGAACCGATCGTTGATCGCGTATATTCAACTATTACCCTGA